The DNA window ACGCGATCAAAGACGAGACGATCAAGCTGCTTGTACAGACTTAGATATGCAATGATTTCGTTTTCACCGTACAAATCAGAGCtggaaagagagagagaggataTGGTGATGAAAGCAGAGTGACTGATaaacaagagagagaaagagaaatggGCGAATGAATGAAGATAAACCGATTCAATACCCTTATTATTAACGAGCCCAATTGCAAACCCTAGAAGCCGCCAAGACATTCAATGACAAAACTACCCTtacattttttactttaattcaaTTACACACCCgccaaaattcattttttactttttcaatatttcaaaattactttttacagtttaattaaaaaaaatcaagattaatGAATTGAAGTTTGAGGTAGTAGGGTCAACAATGATTAACTGTCAATTTTAATGCTATAAATTGTagtaaacaaattataaatacatatgCACGTGCTTAGTCTAGTGATgctaaaaatgtttttaactttattagcaaaagttctttatttaaaagattattatttaagttctaaatttattgtttatttagaaTGCCCAATTACTTGGGACTTTGTTACATGGGAATCTAGTTTTGAATTGCTTCATATCagaaatgaaatttaatattttcagttttttaggatttttgtttaaataaattgtctgtatactttttttttcaattattattaattaatgtcaaatgttttattaatttaagaaaataaacataaaataattaaaaatgtaagtTTGAGTTTCCTATAACGCTGTTAATATCTTGTTGATAAAAGCAATCTAATTATGAGTCCAAAATAATAATGggctttatttaaaaaaaaaaaaaaaaaaaaaaaagtcatgaTGATCGGTTTTGAGTCTTTTGACCTTGTAGAAgggagttttttttaattaatctataaatataattattattaaaatattgctAATTAATAGTTTTTCACAAACGTACTTAAATACAAGAATTGAGCGTCAAGAAATACCTCAAACAGAGACAATTAAGTTTGATTCAGTTTTATTTTAAGTAAGtttgaaatgattaaatttatattaagtttattgattagagaagagaaataaaaagaaaattatgtttaaacgtAAAATGTGCTGATTATAATTTTTGCATTAATTTATTACACAATCTTAccttaactaattattatacaaatgctaaaaaaaatataagctGAATcgaacaaacataaaaatataatttgatggTTAAAACATGTAGGACTCCCCTAAATGATGACTAGAGTTAggttatataaaactaatttcagttgaattttgaatattttattatttaaggttatatatattattatatatataataatatttaatttgaattttttttagttggTCGGATGGATGGGTGGATAActatggttaattttgatatatgtatatatatatatgagttaaCACGcacataaacttgaaacggttaaaaataaaattaaaaatgatatagataTGTTTTCACtttataacctaacaaaaataaataaaattatttaatcaactaagctaataagactttatattttaaactcgacaccaaatttgataacgTGCGACTAGGGAACAAATATATGTAGGGATTCGGGTGGGCTTCAGTTCaccccaaaaaaataaattattatattttttacggTTCAAATTTAACAATACCCATTTATTtcgtaaaaaaattcaatataattcactatttgtttatctaattgttaaaaaatgataaaatttacttttatttactgGTTTTATTCAggattttcttgttatttttgtAAGCCcaccctaattttttttcaaacttatcCCAACCATAAATTCTGGGTCCGTTTTGTGTGCAACATTTCTAACCATATAAGTTCTAactttataattaactaatatatatatatatatatatatatatatatatatataatataatataatttgaatttgcttAGTTTGTCGGGTGGAGAGCtctagttaatttatatatatatataataagagaaatgattaggtgagggaatttggtgagtgaatttggtgagggaatgacttggcataatcttattcgctaaaaaaatcaaataatttctctcttttctctctttcctcccacttttatattttccaactaatgaaggtgatgtcaagtcattccctcacaaaattctctctctatcactcatCATATAGTAAATTGATAATTGAGTCAgatattgggttatttgaagACTAGTTAACGGagaatgtatttatatttaattttttaattaataaaaatatcttacattACATAATTGTGtcacaaataaaaatttatatatgttaaagTTTGTAGACGGATATTCATTAGGAAAAAAACTCATCactacatttttattaaaaatgtaagaTACAAATCAAAATTGGAGTCTCACACAATAAAGACGGCCCAAGTTTATCACTCAAATAGTAATTGAGgctgatattattattatatatatgtttttaattaacaaaaatatttggattattatgtaatgaatttttaaataattttatttgtttgattattaaaatatagataTACTAATTGGAGTTACTTTTATAAAAGATagtaagattataaatatatattacaaataattgaaaaaataaaatagttaatagttaaataatatataaattagaataacaaaattattttttaacaaaaaaaaatccttaTTAATTAAGCAAATTGTTTTTCTCATCCCTGTCCCATTCcttaattaactcaaaaattatttatttatccatttcttttttatatatttaccttttttatcttatttattttacttattttattttatttaattattaagttttttatcattaaatataattaattaattaatttttaatatttttttctattttatttatttaattaaaaatacaaagtattattattttcatattataattgtttaaaatatataaaatattaaaatgtgtcttgatttaataaaatataaaccctaaactctaaattctaaaccttaaataaaattatctattaaataataattaataattaatctaatcattattattttaattaataatataatattttattaaattagtacccatttcaatatttaatatattttaaataattataatataaaaataataatattttgtatttttaattaaataaataaagttaaataaaaaacatattaaaaattaattaattaattatatttaataaaaaaacttaataattaaataaaataaaataaataaaataagaaaaataatatataaaagtaatagagataaataagtaattttttgaattaattgagGAGTGAGAGTGGGGTGGGAATATGGGAGGGGTGGAGAAAGCATCTCccttaaatcttaattaattggtGGGATATGTTTAAATCAagtaatactttttattttatatttaagatttatgACTCCAAGTTCATTAAGTTAACTATTTATATCAAATTCATTGGGTgatcagaataaaaaaaaaagagaaaaatatttttattgaaaaatataaaaataaaatgattggtTCAATGTgtttataataaatgaattttcaattaataaaattgaattaaataattaaagactTGGTTTAATCATTGTTTTCATTATAGTTGTGGCAATCTATTTCAATATTGAATATatcaaccaaaaaaaatatagaaaatacaTATAGAAAAGTGTTCTATTATAATGTGTACCAATTATGTAGGCATCAAAATAATTAGTCTTATGATTCATGAGACAATACATTATTAATTCAGATAGACCAATACCTTATTTCTTGATTTAGATGAATACATCctaagtatttattaaatggtaacaaatgtattaattatatgcATATTATAAGACCATCTCCTACTAACCCCAAACCCATACTCAAATCTCATTTTCCCCTTCAATCAATACCCAAATCCAAAATGTATTTTCCTCTTGCAAATCCATATTTGCGTTTGtacttaattttctttttttaatttaacccctaaatttaatttgggtatattttataaattaaaattattacataatttattattttaatttatttataaaattcatttatataatttatataatattttttatattacataaatttataataatgtttacaaaaattataataattttttatatctcttataaattaaacttattacattatttttttaataatgtttgttttattattattttatacaatgtttattttgtgtattatcgtattttattttgtatttaaatataattataaaatataaaatataattataaaaattaccaaatacattacaataatacaaaaaatacaaataatttttattttgaaaatttatctcttttttatttgtacgaataatttttatttaaattttatgtgtatattatttagtatgtgtattataatttttaattttttaataattttatataattaatttacaataaatttaaaataattggttataattaaaaaattgtgatgtaatttataataatgtaaaatatatgggatgatattaaaaagttataaaagttgatgtagggaagaatattataagaatatttttttgggttgagaatgagtttttcggttgaaaaagaattactgtttgatgtgacatttacatcaaaatgagtttgaaaatgattttttcgaTTGAAGGTGGTCTTAGcaagttttattataattatgatgCATCATATTCTTGAAaggttaaaaattattttaaacatgaaTTAGAatatgataatgttaaaaattattttaaacatgaaTTATACCTTTTGATTTCGATTAATATGCAGTACCATGATAAGTGACTAATAAGATGTGAaatgttcaaaaataattgagaagTCAGTTGATGATTCAACAATATAGGAGAGTTTATATTTAGTACTTTCattgaaaatcaaaataattcatttattaattgagAAGTCAATTGTGTTAATCTCGTCAAAATATATTGAGCCaatcaaataaagttttaaatgaataaaaaatgttaagcCCATAAATATTGTGTTAATCAAGTCAAATATATGATAAAGCagattaaaacaatattaaatgagtcaaaattatgttaaattttttaaattatattaattgtgTTAATCCTatgaacaatattttaaaaaatatatattttaagcaacaacaataaaattgaatatgatAAAATCCCATTATGTTGTCAAACATAACAATTCATCTAACAATTCAAGAATTACAAGTAACCACTCTTTTCCTTATCCATATATAAAAGTAGATTCTGATCAATATAAAATAAGTAGATTCTGATCAATATAAAATGACTGGAACAAGAATTTGGACGATGTAATTTgattagttgaaaaaataaaataatttttattttttttttatcaaatttgatgtcaCGTGTCCCTTCCTTAAATTTTTTCTCATCActccttttatttaattaaatataaaataaaagttttcgAAGTTCcaactataaatattataagaaaaaaaaaattgagtaaaaGAAAATTGGTCCcctaatatttttctcttttggtAGTTTTGCTTTATTCTTTGAAGATCATGTCTTCTTTAATAATTGAATCCATATTAATTGGTAATAGGTAAGAATAGAAAAAGGAGAAAGTATTCTATAACTTGCAAATTCATACACATAGAAAGAAAGGAATAACTTCCCAATTAAAACATCATTATTCAGTCTTTTGAGGTTATTTATCATGTACAAATACTAGTAGAGAAAATTGGAAAACAAGATCATATGGACTCTGTTCATCAAAGCATACAAAACAAACAGGGTactaatttgatttaattttttttggataaactatataatatatatatggggTGGGTTTGAAGTTTAAAATCATCCAGAAGTACAAGTTGGTCTTCGAGGAGGGAGCTGTTGGTGAGGTGTTTTCTGTAGGttcaatttcaataaaaaataaataaataaataaaaacattatttttattttataattcattttatttttaccttCAATTTTGGCTGCAATGTCTCCATGGCAACTGTCAATGCCTgatctcctccacctccttGCTGCTAATTCATTATCCATTATAACAtcaaatttttttcttcttatatttgtccaaaaataaataaataaaagtttattataagggtttaaattaattactatATAAAAATAGTTTCTTGCAACAATTTCaatcaaaaacaataatttcagtttaaataaattttcttttgacaAAGTTTCTTAATTAGTAAAAAGTATTATAATGCAAGAGTtggtaatattatttttctatatttagtAAAGTTACCTTGTATAAAGCCCAGTCTGCAGAATCAAAGAAGGCTCTTTCATGATCCTGtcataattttgaaaaagatgataaaataaataaattaattaattaaaaagaggGGAAAATGTCATATTCATGGATGGATGGTTAATTATTCTTGCCTTGGAAATCAAAGGCTTCTTTTTTGGAGTTAGTCCTCCATATTTGTTCCTATTTGACACCACCTATCAAATTCCAATATTATCATACCATTCATTCatcacataattaatttcttttcaattataaaattcGACATTCCAAAACTTTCACTTCAATTTAAGGCGGTACGAGTTCAATACGAATAGAATCATCAAAGCTGAATCTAGAAAGTAGTTcaatttatgatatagttaggCATTTTGAATGAAATTGTAAATTACCAAACATTGACTATGCTTTTACCTAACCTAaccatggaagaagaagaagaagaagaagagaaagacaATTGTAATAAAACTTTGACCGATTAGACAGATTCAACACCATACTCTTTCTTGCCTAATTCATACTACTAAAaactcttttaattattatattaaaatgtcaaaacaaCCAAGCCAAGATGGATAGATACGTCATATCATATCAAAGGCAAAACCTAATAGTACCGGTTGTTAGCTCACACCGTcgttcaaacaaacaaacagagACGGTTTTCAAATTGCTAACTACTTCTATATTCATCATGATCATCaattcatcattatcatcatcattaaaagAGAACAGATGGATGAATCTACCTCGTGAGAGGCAGGGGAAGAAGATTTGTAGTCCTGATTAGTCGTATTCATGTACTGATCTTCTTCCATCGCAGATTGATGAAAATCTAATCGTAATTGAAGTAATTAAGATGATAAATTCGATTGAGAGAATCTTCTACAAGCCAAATGATGATCAGTAAACATGAAATCAGAGAGAGAAATTACCTGGAAGCAGATGAAcgtgatgatgaagaagaagaaggaagaaagcCAAAAGAGGGATTGAGTGAAACGGTTAGAAAGATAAGAAAAAGGATACGTGCTTCTTCTCTAACTTGTCCGTATTTATATCCCCTTCTATGTTTATATTCagcaaaatataatattataatatattatatttatttatagaaaattttaattaaattaaatttaaagaaaaagaaaacttcTAAAGAAGCGTTGGGTGATGTATGGTGGGTGACGGTGACGGTGACAGTGACGCTTATCTTTAAACAGTCCCTCTTTCGgtagttagttagttagttgGGGTTGTTAAGTTAAGAgattagtctttttttttttttcctttattaaataaataaaagaagattgaaaagaAGAAGACTTCTTCtattacttatataatttaaaatatggaatttaattttaataaaatttaaatattatctataacttttaatttttataattgtttttaaagttattgtcaattttactttgaaaatgcaattattcgatttctctaaacacaataattgaattataatcggttttaatttttataaaattagaatgtttcaattataatccTCCAAACATAACTTTAAAACAGCAAttctatgaaaaaaatattaaattagtgaatgttcttatctaattttatattgacaaatatttatgacaattaaaaaaatgaaagaataatTTACTGTactattgtttaatttaatattataataagttttttgatttatatatatatatatatatataaagttaaaatataattaatagttttatatggttatttgagaattttacCTGAAactcaaatatcaaattatttttattttcaataattaaatcattatatttaaacaagATAAAGgtatttagataatatatattacaaaattaatttttttaaatcataccaaactgttttaaaaaaaataagttcttaccaaaaaaaaataaaaaaaaataaaaaatcaaacggTTTATGATTAATTTGCGATgctaatatttttaagaaaataaatattctaaatttgatttgttttaaaacaCCTAATTAAGTAAGAGATGTGTAGATTATGCTAGTTTTTCAAAAGAATAAACTAGGATAACAATAAAAGACTtgcaaaatattattaaaatataattgaataatatgtGGCAAGGATTTAGTgtatataaaaattgatattttgtgtctaatacaaaaaaaaaaaaatgtaaaaatatattgaataatatggtAAGGAATTACtgtatataaatattgatattttgtgTCTtcgatagaaaaaaaaatgtccaaattttattttattattatatatttatgtttggtataagtttttattatcttaattattaaaattagtttatgaaCATTGATCTAGATTCTAGtgctatatttttttatttggcttatattatttttgtgattCAAAGATTTAGTGTtagtttctaattttttttttaaagtgggacttaaaaaaaatcatttaatattcatattatatattttttttattataattcaaattatgtaattttttttattggtataaaaattatatgatttttttattttagatattatctaaattaatttctaCTTAATGTTTTGTTATCATAAACtatgaacaaaacaaaaacatataaattaagtACTTTTTGGAAGGAGATAATCAAAACCAAACCAGGCCAGATTTGAAAAACGGACACcacttattaatgttattttaattagagaTTTGGATTTATCTCAATTGTCAGGTTATTATTTCTGACATTAAAACTGAATTTAAGAGCAattaaatgactaatatttcaaATGATTACACTTTTAATGTGTTAAAAGGATTAGTTTCATTGAgcttatattatgtattttcaTTTATGATTGATAGTATGTagctaatttattttatttccagtttatttattttgttatatttgtaataatatttaataatatatatatatatatatatatatatatatatatatatatatattaagattaatcactttaatagttttttttataaattataataatatataattcactatttaattatatagtttgattttttatttaaaataatttgaattatttgtttaagataatttgaatttttttattaacttaatttaaatattaataaattacttaaattaataaatattatcttaaaataaattatatgaaaatataattttaaattttaattataataaaaattaatcttttttttaaatattatttttttattatataattatataatttattcattctaaatattttaaaattgaatctattaattattttttacaattaatatagaatttaaaatatataatattgttaattttcttattgaattcatatatttatatattctttttgttcatatttattaatattttgtatctcaaaaattataattaaattatttagaaaaataatataatataatacaatattatttaaataataaatataaataatgtgaagaaatatatatgtttaagtttgtgtttttagataaatatttttgtgtgtaaaaataaaaagatatataagtttaaatttatattttattactattataataattttatataaataattaatttaataattatatataataaaataaataaatatatatataaataattagaaataaaaaatgaaaaagaagagaaataataaataaataaaaatattaaaaaaaaagtgattcaAGATGGAAAAAAAAAGAGTTGAGATTATATGAACAAGgagacaaataaaaatttaaatgtaaaatatgttaattgtaaaattttaaaattattttattagttaaaattattgtataatattattacacaaacgctaataaattaaacttataaactgattcaaacaaatataagactTGCTTGTCTaaggattttttatttattaatattaagttcTAGATAACCAATATATAACCcgtttctaaaaaaattaacaaattaactCAACCCAATCaaaatttgagaaatatatCAATACTCAataaaattcatacaaaataagCATTTATCACTAAAAAAACTATTATCATATTAAACTGTATTTGGAAATGGTTTAACCAGCTTATCAAATCAGGTTAATCCAACCAAGAGCCCAAAAcacaaattcatataaaatatatgtttgatatttttaggatttttttttttgttaatatattttagttattaatttataaaaaaaataaatagtatagtcatttgttcaaaataacaaattttgtataaacaCCACATTCaaagttaaaatatcaaaatattatctttaacttaaatatcaaaatattatttttaacttaaatattttattatatattaatttttatttaaaacatcttaaattgaaggatgaaagaaaattttgatgaaTCTAACCATTCATTCCAAACACTAAATTTGTTTTACTTATTGTTTGGTCAGGTTTGTTATTTCATTTCCAATGATTAATACTTTATTGGCTGATTATCTTGTGCTGAAGACATTTTAAATTGTCATTTTCttctaatttgttattttattttaaaagattatgcATAACactttaatttagatattttaaatatcattcATATAATCACCATATTTGATTTACATGTAGGAATGTAAATTTACtctttcatttaatttgttattgatttattattttgtgatgTTTGAAAATGCGAGAATAgttttgatattttgtatttgttggatttaaataatgaaactgtcaaacatttaataaattagaatatgaATTTTTCGGGTTTTGCAATATACTtacaagtgtttttttttttttttcaattaagtaaaaaatatattattaaatatttaattttttttcttaataatcatgattattgtttattattaaagtCTAAAACACTAAATAGATTTGTAAATTCACTAATTTGATtcttattaagtttttttttttctcaacttaatacttttttaaagtaataattaaactaactTTTTTTAGGCAAAAACACTTCCTAATTTTGAATTAcgaacataaaatttatttttttaattttaaacaagggtgtgttcaattaatttttttttgtgtgaacCCCTCAACTAAAAAGTAGGCTAATTAAAATAACTTGATAATTTGTTTCTACTTTTCTTCTAAAACcttattattaaaactaaaaaaatgacAACTAAACACAAAAAAGCAATGACTTTATTAGGTCATtgcaaataaaaacaataactTTGATGAGCCGGTCCAAACGAAACGTGACAAAATAACTAAATTCGGATGCTGACTTGAATTAAAAGTATCATCAACACCATTTACAATAATATTCTGATGCTGACTTCAATTAAAAGTATCATCAACcctatttataatattggtacttgcaaaaatatattaatatataaaataatttttttaaaattgataaatataaatagaaaaatgatTGGGGAAGTTGGGAGACGAGCGAGGGAGAGAATTAACGTGACGTAATTTGATTCGTTgaaaattaacacatttttttatctcttctctTTCCTCACATTTATCTTCAGCTAATGATGTGGTGACCATGTCATTCTTCCCAATTCTCTCACCGAAATTCTCTCCCTTATCATCACTCCTCATATAAATACCATGCAAGCTTTATTTTGTGTCAAAATTGTGTAGAGTGAAATCTAGTTTAATATCacgattaatattttttcacattttattttatactattgATAAAAGTGAAGGaaacgattttttttaatattggttGTGTTAATATTCTTCAAACTAACATTTATCAAGAAGAAACACGATGAACTTAATTAGTCATTGTGGTGGCTCAAATGCTCAAAAAGATAATTATGTTTTACAATAGTGTAGTTTATAtaggacaacggattaagtatgtagcccgcaaacacacttaatcatttaaccaggcgcagaattTGTCGcccgacgggctcgaacccaggaacttagggttggtatccacctctttttgTTGCTAGGCTTGAAGAGGGAATAGTGTAGTTTATATAGCCCAAAGCTCAAATGACAATAATGCCCTTAGTCTAAACTAGACAAGACATACATGCATAGAGAGTTTGCAAACAAAGAATGCGTGACGTATTATAGTATGAGACTTCGTAAAGAATCTGTGACGCATTATAATATGACTTAAGTCTGCAATCCGCATTGATGACAACGGTAAGGAGATAATACAACATCATTTATAAACGAGGTAACTAGATAATTTGAAAAGATTGATATCACTATTTAATTTAGgcttaaaaatgttttaattaatttattttttaaatggtctattaaatattaaaaattgagaaTAGTTTAAgcataatgaaataaaacattacatcagaaaaaataaaacactcaaagacaatagagaaaaaaataaagagaagattAGAGAGAACTCCCAAACCGACCCCATGGACTTTACAGGACGAATATTAGTGTCATAATAATGACATTATAAATTCTACGACCCGATATTGATAGATATACAGATAAATGTTTGACAATAACATAAGGTTTCCTCAAGTTCTTCAGCCATCGAATGCCCGTGGAAAATAAAATTCTTGACGAGAAGTGGTTAGTatggtaatatttttttttataattacccTTATATATAAGTGAATTTTTAGAGTTTTTCATTAAGTTTGTTGTCCTGAACAAATATTATAGGTGGAGGAGTAACTAATTGTGTCGAAAAATGATTTTGAGATTGGGAACTCGACATCTAGCTTCATAATTTTGTACTTGTACAATTTTTAGGAGGCACTTGTTGTATGTAGTATAACAGTTAGGGACAAAACCATTACTAATATTATGGGTGGTTCAACGAGGGAGCCAAAACTAAGAGTTTTGGGTGCGATTCATGTatgtaacatttatttttacaagTTCACGTTCATTAGtacatttttttagtttttagtgTTTGTATAAATTCCTATGAGTACAATTT is part of the Impatiens glandulifera chromosome 1, dImpGla2.1, whole genome shotgun sequence genome and encodes:
- the LOC124921748 gene encoding uncharacterized protein LOC124921748 isoform X1 — translated: MEEDQYMNTTNQDYKSSSPASHEVVSNRNKYGGLTPKKKPLISKDHERAFFDSADWALYKQQGGGGDQALTVAMETLQPKLKKTPHQQLPPRRPTCTSG
- the LOC124921748 gene encoding uncharacterized protein LOC124921748 isoform X2, translated to MEEDQYMNTTNQDYKSSSPASHEVVSNRNKYGGLTPKKKPLISKDHERAFFDSADWALYKQGGGGDQALTVAMETLQPKLKKTPHQQLPPRRPTCTSG